Proteins encoded together in one Kitasatospora albolonga window:
- a CDS encoding biotin synthase BioB yields MDLLNTLVDKGLRRELPTREEALAVLATSDDDLLDVVAAAGRVRRQWFGRRVKLNYLVNLKSGLCPEDCSYCSQRLGSKAGILKYTWLKPDEASKAAAAGVAGGAKRVCLVASGRGPTDRDVDRVTRTIEAIKEQNEGVEVCACLGLLSDGQADRLREAGADAYNHNLNTSEETYGAITTTHTYADRVETVQQAQAAGLSACSGLIAGMGESDKDLVDVVFALRDLDPDSVPVNFLIPFEGTPLAKEWNLTPQRCLRILAMVRFVCPDVEVRLAGGREVHLRSMQPLALHLVNSIFLGDYLTSEGQAGQADLDMIADAGFEVEGAGTTTLPRHRADALTGGGCGSQASAPEKAGGCGSHGSSESPGCGSHGGGGGCGPCGGHAAVAGGEESAPATETVGAPAAPAGGPARTDLVAVRRRGAGTDLAPNA; encoded by the coding sequence ATGGACCTGCTGAACACGCTGGTGGACAAGGGGCTGCGGCGCGAACTGCCGACCCGCGAAGAAGCGCTCGCCGTGCTGGCGACCTCCGACGACGACCTGCTCGACGTGGTGGCCGCCGCGGGCAGGGTACGCCGCCAGTGGTTCGGGCGGCGCGTGAAACTCAACTACCTGGTCAACCTGAAATCGGGGCTCTGCCCCGAGGACTGCTCGTACTGCTCCCAGCGGCTCGGCTCCAAGGCCGGAATCCTCAAGTACACCTGGCTGAAGCCGGACGAGGCGTCCAAGGCCGCCGCCGCCGGGGTGGCGGGCGGCGCCAAGCGGGTCTGCCTGGTGGCGAGCGGGCGCGGGCCGACGGACCGGGACGTCGACCGGGTCACCAGGACCATCGAGGCGATCAAGGAGCAGAACGAGGGCGTCGAGGTCTGCGCCTGTCTCGGTCTGCTCTCCGACGGACAGGCCGACCGGCTGCGCGAGGCGGGCGCCGACGCGTACAACCACAACCTGAACACGTCCGAGGAGACGTACGGGGCGATCACGACCACCCACACGTACGCGGACCGGGTGGAGACCGTGCAGCAGGCCCAGGCGGCCGGGCTCTCGGCGTGCTCCGGGCTGATCGCCGGGATGGGCGAGAGCGACAAGGACCTGGTCGACGTCGTCTTCGCGCTGCGCGACCTGGACCCGGACTCGGTGCCGGTGAACTTCCTGATCCCGTTCGAGGGCACGCCGCTGGCCAAGGAGTGGAACCTCACCCCGCAGCGCTGCCTGCGCATCCTCGCCATGGTCCGCTTCGTCTGCCCGGACGTGGAGGTCCGGCTCGCGGGCGGGCGCGAGGTGCATCTGCGCTCGATGCAGCCGCTGGCGCTGCACCTGGTGAACTCGATCTTCCTGGGCGACTACCTGACCAGTGAGGGCCAGGCGGGCCAGGCCGACCTGGACATGATCGCCGACGCCGGTTTCGAGGTGGAGGGCGCGGGCACGACGACCCTCCCCCGCCACCGGGCCGACGCGCTGACCGGTGGCGGCTGCGGTTCGCAGGCGTCCGCACCGGAGAAGGCGGGCGGCTGCGGCTCGCACGGCTCGTCCGAGTCCCCGGGCTGCGGATCGCACGGGGGTGGCGGTGGCTGCGGACCGTGCGGAGGTCATGCGGCCGTCGCGGGCGGCGAGGAGAGCGCGCCTGCTACGGAGACCGTCGGCGCTCCGGCCGCGCCTGCGGGCGGGCCCGCGCGTACGGATCTGGTGGCGGTCCGCCGCCGGGGCGCGGGGACGGATCTCGCGCCCAATGCCTGA
- a CDS encoding urease subunit beta, translated as MIPGEILYGDGDIALNEGRPVTRLTVLNAADRPVQVGSHYHFAEANPGLRFDRAAAHGLRLHIAAGTAVRFEPGVPVDVELVPLAGRRIVPGLRGETGGALDGTGGAPDA; from the coding sequence GTGATTCCCGGAGAGATCCTGTACGGAGACGGGGACATCGCCCTCAACGAGGGGCGCCCCGTCACCCGCCTCACCGTCCTCAACGCCGCCGACCGCCCCGTCCAGGTCGGCTCCCACTACCACTTCGCCGAGGCCAACCCCGGGCTGCGCTTCGACCGGGCGGCCGCGCACGGGCTGCGGCTGCACATCGCGGCCGGTACGGCGGTCCGCTTCGAGCCCGGCGTCCCGGTCGACGTCGAACTCGTCCCCCTCGCCGGCCGCCGCATCGTCCCCGGACTGCGCGGCGAGACCGGCGGCGCCCTCGACGGGACCGGAGGTGCCCCCGATGCCTGA
- a CDS encoding urease subunit gamma — MQLTPHEQERLLIHVAADVAEKRRARGLRLNHPEAVALITAHLLEGARDGRTVAELMASGRKLLTRDEVMDGIPEMLHDVQVEATFPDGTKLVTVHDPIV, encoded by the coding sequence GTGCAACTGACCCCGCACGAGCAGGAACGCCTGCTCATCCATGTGGCCGCCGACGTGGCCGAGAAGCGCCGGGCGCGCGGGCTGAGGCTCAACCACCCCGAGGCCGTCGCCCTGATCACCGCCCATCTGCTGGAAGGCGCCCGGGACGGCCGTACGGTCGCCGAACTCATGGCGTCCGGCCGCAAGCTCCTCACCCGGGACGAGGTCATGGACGGCATCCCCGAGATGCTCCACGACGTCCAGGTCGAGGCCACCTTCCCGGACGGCACCAAGCTCGTCACCGTCCACGACCCGATCGTCTGA
- a CDS encoding urease subunit alpha: MPDLDRAVYADLFGPTTGDRIRLADTGLLVEIEEDRSGGPGHAGDEAVFGGGKVIRESMGQARTTRAEGAPDTVITGAVVIDHWGIVKADIGIRDGRITGIGKAGNPDTMDGVHPDLVIGPETEIIAGNGKLLTAGAVDAHVHFITPTLVDQALSSGITTLVGGGTGPAEGTKATTITPGPWHLARMFEALETFPVNIGLLGKGNTTSRDALYSQLRGGALGFKIHEDWGATPAAIDACLTVCEETGAQLAIHTDTLNEAGFVADTLAAIAGRTIHAYHTEGAGGGHAPDIITVVSEPYVLPSSTNPTRPHTVNTIEEHLDMLMVCHHLNPAVPEDLAFAESRIRPSTIAAEDILHDLGAISIISSDSQAMGRIGEVILRTWQTAHVMKKRRGALPGDGRADNHRVRRYVAKYTINPAVAQGLDREIGSVETGKLADLVLWDPAFFGVKPQTVIKGGQIAYAQMGDANASIPTPQPVMPRPMFGALGRAAARGSYNFVSGTAIEDGLPERLGLEKEFRAITSTRTVTKADMRENDAMPHVHVDPDSFAVTVDGEPVEPAPAAELPMAQRYFLF; the protein is encoded by the coding sequence ATGCCTGACCTCGACAGGGCCGTGTACGCCGACCTGTTCGGCCCCACCACCGGCGACCGCATCCGCCTCGCGGACACCGGCCTCCTGGTCGAGATCGAGGAGGACCGCTCGGGCGGCCCCGGCCACGCGGGCGACGAGGCGGTCTTCGGCGGCGGCAAGGTGATCCGCGAGTCCATGGGCCAGGCCCGCACCACCCGGGCCGAGGGCGCGCCCGACACCGTCATCACCGGGGCGGTCGTCATCGACCACTGGGGCATCGTCAAGGCCGACATCGGCATCCGCGACGGCCGGATCACCGGCATCGGCAAGGCCGGGAACCCGGACACCATGGACGGCGTCCACCCCGACCTGGTGATCGGCCCGGAGACCGAGATCATCGCGGGCAACGGGAAGCTGCTCACGGCCGGAGCGGTCGACGCGCACGTCCACTTCATCACCCCCACCCTCGTCGACCAGGCGCTCTCCAGTGGCATCACCACCCTCGTCGGCGGCGGCACCGGCCCCGCCGAGGGCACCAAGGCCACCACCATCACGCCCGGCCCCTGGCACCTGGCCCGGATGTTCGAGGCGCTGGAGACCTTCCCCGTCAACATCGGGCTGCTGGGGAAGGGCAACACCACATCCCGGGACGCCCTGTACTCCCAACTGCGCGGCGGAGCCCTGGGGTTCAAGATTCATGAGGACTGGGGCGCCACCCCGGCCGCCATCGACGCCTGCCTCACCGTCTGCGAGGAGACCGGCGCCCAGCTCGCCATCCACACCGACACCCTGAACGAGGCCGGGTTCGTCGCCGACACCCTCGCCGCCATCGCCGGACGCACCATCCACGCGTACCACACCGAGGGCGCGGGCGGCGGGCACGCGCCCGACATCATCACCGTGGTCTCCGAGCCGTACGTCCTGCCCAGCTCGACCAATCCGACCCGGCCGCACACCGTCAACACCATCGAGGAACACCTCGACATGCTGATGGTCTGCCACCACCTCAACCCGGCCGTCCCCGAGGACCTGGCCTTCGCGGAGTCCCGTATCCGGCCCTCCACCATCGCGGCCGAGGACATCCTCCACGACCTCGGCGCCATCTCGATCATCTCCTCGGACTCGCAGGCGATGGGGCGCATCGGGGAGGTGATCCTGCGGACCTGGCAGACCGCCCACGTCATGAAGAAACGGCGCGGTGCCCTGCCCGGGGACGGACGGGCCGACAACCACCGGGTCCGTCGCTATGTCGCCAAATACACCATCAACCCGGCGGTCGCGCAGGGCCTGGACCGGGAGATCGGCTCGGTGGAGACCGGCAAGCTCGCGGACCTGGTGCTCTGGGACCCGGCGTTCTTCGGGGTGAAGCCGCAGACCGTCATCAAGGGCGGCCAGATCGCGTACGCGCAGATGGGCGACGCCAACGCCTCCATCCCGACACCCCAGCCGGTCATGCCCCGGCCGATGTTCGGCGCGCTGGGCCGGGCGGCGGCGCGCGGCTCGTACAACTTCGTCTCCGGTACGGCGATCGAGGACGGGCTGCCCGAACGGCTCGGCCTGGAGAAGGAGTTCAGGGCCATCACCAGCACCCGGACGGTCACCAAGGCGGACATGCGGGAGAACGACGCGATGCCGCACGTCCACGTCGACCCCGACAGCTTCGCCGTCACCGTCGACGGCGAACCGGTCGAACCCGCACCGGCGGCCGAACTGCCCATGGCCCAGCGTTACTTCCTCTTCTGA
- a CDS encoding lysine transporter LysE: protein MDAQLIAFTGVAAGMVALPGADFTVVVRNALASRTAGLASALGVAGGLLVHTALAVAGLAAVLVTLPVLFRTVQLLGGAYVLYLGISGLYALRRRISEKNRTPGNGTGPEAPQAFGRALRQGFLTNALNPKAPVLFLSLLPQFVPAGQPPLPRTLLLAALVVALALIWFPAVALLVDRLGRWLRRPRTARAIEGGSGVALTGLGLVLVTGPLLR, encoded by the coding sequence CTGGACGCACAACTGATCGCCTTCACCGGGGTCGCCGCCGGTATGGTCGCGCTGCCCGGCGCCGACTTCACCGTCGTCGTACGCAACGCCCTGGCATCGCGCACCGCCGGTCTGGCCAGCGCGCTCGGCGTCGCCGGGGGACTGCTCGTGCACACCGCGCTCGCCGTGGCGGGGCTGGCCGCGGTGCTGGTGACGCTTCCCGTGCTGTTCCGCACCGTCCAGCTGCTCGGCGGCGCGTACGTGCTCTACCTCGGGATCAGCGGGCTGTACGCGCTCCGGCGCCGGATCTCGGAGAAGAACCGCACACCCGGCAACGGGACGGGGCCGGAGGCTCCCCAGGCGTTCGGGCGTGCGCTGCGCCAGGGGTTCCTGACCAACGCGCTCAACCCGAAGGCGCCGGTCCTCTTCCTCAGTTTGTTGCCGCAGTTCGTCCCGGCCGGACAGCCGCCGCTGCCCAGGACGCTGCTGCTCGCCGCCCTCGTGGTGGCGCTGGCCCTGATCTGGTTCCCGGCGGTCGCCCTGCTCGTGGACCGGCTGGGCCGGTGGCTGCGCCGACCGCGTACCGCCCGCGCCATCGAGGGCGGCAGCGGTGTGGCGCTCACCGGACTGGGTCTGGTGCTGGTGACCGGCCCGCTCCTGCGCTGA
- a CDS encoding LysR family transcriptional regulator, which translates to MYDPTRLAALVAVAEAGSITRAAAHLGYTAPALSQQLAKLEREAGAVLLVRHHRGARLTAAGELLAVRARRVLDELDQARHELARLAGLSGGRLRVGTFTTAGVHLLPPVLSAFRRAHPDVELTVTEYEPPAGVAAVVAGEVDLALTHTYEPAVTDPPPTGVTLEPLLVEELVLATAVGHRLSEGTGRLAVAELAGRPLISSAPAHPPRRGVEGALAEAGATPAVVCESPGYALVCALVSAGLGVAVVPEMVASLSSAPLAVRRLEPAAFRRTISVVHRGDRATAAATTLLALLRSGFGRGTPR; encoded by the coding sequence ATGTACGACCCGACGCGGCTCGCCGCACTCGTGGCGGTCGCCGAGGCCGGATCGATCACGCGGGCCGCCGCCCATCTGGGCTACACCGCGCCCGCGCTCTCCCAGCAACTGGCCAAACTGGAGCGCGAGGCCGGGGCGGTGCTGCTGGTGCGCCACCATCGCGGGGCGCGGCTGACGGCGGCCGGTGAGCTGCTGGCGGTCCGGGCCCGGCGGGTCCTGGACGAACTGGACCAGGCGCGGCACGAGCTGGCGCGGCTGGCCGGGCTCTCCGGCGGCAGGCTGCGGGTGGGGACGTTCACGACGGCCGGGGTGCATCTGCTGCCGCCGGTCCTGAGCGCGTTCCGGCGGGCCCATCCGGACGTCGAGCTGACCGTCACCGAGTACGAGCCGCCGGCCGGGGTCGCGGCGGTCGTCGCGGGCGAAGTGGACCTGGCGCTGACCCACACCTACGAACCGGCGGTGACGGACCCGCCGCCGACGGGCGTCACCCTCGAACCGCTGCTGGTCGAGGAGCTGGTGCTGGCGACCGCCGTCGGGCACCGGCTCTCCGAGGGCACCGGACGGCTGGCGGTCGCGGAGCTGGCCGGGCGCCCGCTGATCAGCAGCGCTCCGGCGCATCCGCCCCGGCGCGGGGTGGAGGGCGCGCTCGCGGAGGCGGGCGCGACTCCGGCGGTGGTGTGCGAGTCGCCCGGCTATGCGCTGGTGTGCGCCCTGGTCAGCGCGGGGCTCGGCGTGGCGGTGGTGCCGGAGATGGTCGCGTCGCTGTCGTCCGCCCCGCTGGCCGTCCGGCGGCTGGAGCCCGCGGCCTTCCGCCGGACGATCTCCGTGGTGCACCGGGGCGACCGGGCGACCGCCGCCGCCACGACCCTGCTCGCACTGCTGCGGAGCGGCTTCGGCCGGGGAACGCCCCGCTGA
- a CDS encoding ATP-dependent Clp protease proteolytic subunit, which produces MIRPAARYVLPEFHERTATGTRTMDPYSKLLSERIVFLGSPIDDTAASDLIAQLMYLEHADPDRPLSLYINSPGGSFPAMAAVYDTMQFLTCDVETFCLGQAGSYAAGLLAAGAPGRRHALPGARVVIQQPALEEPMRGQPSDLEIHARELVRTREMFTAMLVRHTGRTAEQVTADIERDTVLDAEAARAHGLIDHVVENRSLS; this is translated from the coding sequence ATGATCCGCCCCGCCGCCCGTTATGTACTGCCCGAGTTCCACGAGCGCACCGCGACCGGAACCCGGACCATGGACCCGTACTCCAAGCTGCTGTCCGAGCGGATCGTCTTCCTCGGGAGCCCCATCGACGACACCGCGGCGAGCGACCTCATCGCCCAGCTCATGTATCTGGAGCACGCCGATCCGGACCGGCCGCTCTCGCTCTACATCAACTCCCCCGGCGGCTCGTTCCCGGCCATGGCGGCGGTCTACGACACCATGCAGTTCCTCACCTGCGATGTGGAGACCTTCTGCCTGGGGCAGGCCGGCTCCTACGCGGCGGGCCTGCTGGCGGCCGGGGCTCCGGGCCGCCGACATGCTCTGCCCGGTGCGCGGGTAGTCATTCAGCAGCCCGCCCTGGAGGAGCCAATGCGGGGCCAGCCGTCCGACCTGGAGATCCACGCGCGCGAACTGGTGCGTACCCGCGAGATGTTCACGGCCATGCTGGTCCGGCACACGGGCCGGACCGCCGAGCAGGTCACCGCCGACATCGAGCGCGACACCGTCCTCGACGCCGAGGCCGCCCGCGCCCACGGGCTGATCGACCACGTCGTGGAGAACCGCTCCCTCTCCTAG
- a CDS encoding adenosylmethionine--8-amino-7-oxononanoate transaminase yields the protein MRALDRAHVWHPYGPMPGRQEPLVVESASGVRLRLAEPIEGQRELVDGMSSWWSAVHGYNHPVLNEAARGQLDRMSHVMFGGLTHEPAVRLATRLVEITPEPLQHVFLADSGSVSVEVAVKMCLQYWRSAGRPDKRRLLTWRGGYHGDTWQPMSVCDPEGGMHELWSGSLPRQVFADAPPDGFDAEPDPAYVGHLRELIAAHADELAAVIVEPVVQGAGGMRFHSPGYLRVLREACDELDVLLVFDEIATGFGRTGTLFAAGHAGVSPDVMCVGKALTGGYLTMAATLCTSRVAEGISRGEVPVLAHGPTFMGNPLAASVASASVDLLLGQDWESEVARIGAGLRSGLAPAADLPGVVDVRVLGAIGVVQLDHEVDMAAATRAAVREGVWLRPFRDLVYTMPPYVTGDDDVRRICRAVCAAAREG from the coding sequence CTGCGGGCGCTGGACCGCGCGCACGTCTGGCACCCCTACGGTCCGATGCCGGGGCGGCAGGAGCCGCTGGTCGTCGAGTCGGCCTCCGGCGTACGGCTCAGGCTCGCCGAACCCATCGAGGGGCAGCGCGAGTTGGTGGACGGCATGTCGTCCTGGTGGTCGGCGGTGCACGGCTACAACCACCCGGTCCTCAACGAGGCCGCGCGCGGCCAGCTGGACCGGATGAGCCATGTGATGTTCGGCGGGCTCACCCATGAGCCCGCCGTCCGGCTGGCGACCCGGCTGGTGGAGATCACGCCGGAGCCGCTCCAGCACGTGTTCCTGGCCGATTCGGGGTCCGTGTCGGTCGAGGTCGCGGTCAAGATGTGCCTCCAGTACTGGCGTTCGGCCGGGCGGCCGGACAAGCGGCGGCTGCTGACCTGGCGCGGCGGCTACCACGGGGACACCTGGCAGCCGATGTCGGTGTGCGACCCGGAGGGCGGGATGCACGAGCTCTGGTCGGGCTCGCTGCCCCGGCAGGTCTTCGCCGACGCGCCCCCGGACGGCTTCGACGCGGAGCCGGACCCCGCCTACGTGGGCCATCTGCGGGAGCTGATCGCCGCGCACGCCGACGAGTTGGCGGCGGTCATCGTGGAACCGGTGGTGCAGGGGGCCGGTGGGATGCGGTTCCACTCCCCCGGCTATCTGCGGGTGCTGCGCGAGGCGTGCGACGAGCTGGACGTCCTGCTGGTGTTCGACGAGATCGCGACCGGGTTCGGGCGGACGGGCACGCTGTTCGCCGCCGGACACGCCGGTGTCTCACCGGACGTCATGTGCGTCGGCAAGGCGCTGACCGGCGGTTATCTCACGATGGCGGCGACCCTGTGCACCTCGCGGGTGGCCGAGGGGATCTCGCGCGGCGAGGTCCCGGTACTGGCGCACGGCCCGACCTTCATGGGCAACCCGCTGGCCGCATCGGTCGCCTCGGCCTCGGTGGACCTGCTCCTCGGGCAGGACTGGGAGAGCGAGGTGGCCCGGATCGGCGCCGGTCTGCGCTCCGGTCTGGCGCCCGCGGCGGATCTCCCCGGGGTCGTGGACGTACGCGTCCTGGGGGCGATCGGGGTCGTCCAGCTCGACCACGAGGTGGACATGGCGGCGGCGACCCGGGCGGCGGTACGCGAGGGCGTGTGGCTGCGGCCGTTCCGCGATCTGGTGTACACGATGCCGCCGTACGTCACCGGGGACGACGACGTACGACGGATCTGCCGGGCCGTGTGCGCGGCGGCTCGGGAGGGCTGA
- a CDS encoding DUF397 domain-containing protein — MSDRLAPRTSPAAGEPLVWRRSSRSTGMNNCVETARLYGPGSGPGSGDALLAVRDSKDVERPPLRFSAPAWTAFVSGLGPRVLS; from the coding sequence ATGTCCGACCGTCTCGCACCGCGCACATCACCGGCCGCCGGGGAGCCACTGGTGTGGCGCCGCAGCAGCCGCTCCACCGGAATGAACAACTGCGTGGAGACCGCCCGGCTTTACGGCCCCGGGTCAGGCCCCGGGTCCGGCGACGCACTCCTCGCCGTACGCGACTCCAAGGACGTGGAACGGCCGCCGCTGCGCTTCTCCGCCCCGGCCTGGACCGCCTTCGTGTCCGGACTGGGGCCGCGCGTCCTCAGCTGA
- a CDS encoding prevent-host-death protein, which yields MAYEIPVTQARAELAELINRVVYGGERVVVTRHGKPLIALVSAADLQRLEAEEAAEAAAEEQVISSVSSIGSAPSSAQGERRRFGIAAEHRPHGDRDA from the coding sequence ATGGCCTACGAGATTCCGGTGACGCAAGCACGGGCGGAGCTCGCCGAACTGATCAACCGCGTTGTCTACGGCGGCGAGCGCGTCGTCGTGACGCGGCACGGCAAGCCGCTCATCGCGCTGGTGTCCGCCGCTGACCTGCAACGACTGGAAGCGGAGGAGGCCGCTGAGGCCGCTGCCGAGGAGCAGGTGATCAGCTCGGTCTCCTCCATCGGCTCCGCCCCCTCCTCCGCTCAGGGCGAACGGCGCAGGTTCGGCATCGCCGCCGAGCACCGCCCCCACGGCGACCGGGACGCCTGA
- a CDS encoding 8-amino-7-oxononanoate synthase, with protein sequence MSSAPPFAPFDWIDDEARRRAAAGLVRTLRPRSAEAELLDLASNDYLGLTRHPEVVAAAAGAAHRWGAGATGSRLVTGTTALHAELERELAGFCGFEAALVLSSGYAANLAALTALTGRGSLIVSDTGNHASIVDGCRLSRAETAVVPHADPEAVAKALAAHDGRALAVTDSVFSVDGDAAPLTALAEVCRGANAALVVDDAHGLGVLGEGGRGALAAAGLAGGEGTVATLTLSKSLGSQGGAVLGPARVIDHLVNTARTFIFDTGLAPAAAGGALGALRLLRREPERAARAREVATALYGRLTAAGLTSARPDAAVVSVRAPSADTAVRWAANCRAAGVVVGCFRPPSVPDGISRLRLTARADLTEEQIGDAVATIVSTAPREAFVPLS encoded by the coding sequence ATGTCCTCCGCCCCGCCCTTCGCCCCGTTCGACTGGATCGACGACGAGGCCCGCCGCCGGGCGGCGGCCGGACTCGTCCGGACCCTGCGCCCGAGGAGCGCGGAAGCCGAACTCCTGGACCTCGCGAGCAACGACTACCTGGGCCTCACCCGGCACCCGGAGGTGGTCGCGGCGGCGGCCGGTGCCGCACACCGCTGGGGTGCGGGCGCGACGGGATCGCGGCTGGTCACCGGCACCACCGCGCTCCACGCCGAACTCGAACGGGAACTCGCCGGTTTCTGCGGTTTCGAGGCGGCCCTCGTCCTCTCCTCCGGTTACGCGGCCAACCTCGCGGCCCTCACGGCGCTGACCGGGCGCGGTTCGCTGATCGTCTCCGACACCGGCAACCACGCCTCCATCGTGGACGGCTGCCGGCTCTCCCGCGCGGAGACCGCCGTCGTCCCGCACGCCGATCCGGAGGCCGTGGCCAAGGCGCTGGCGGCCCACGACGGGCGGGCGCTCGCCGTCACCGACTCGGTCTTCTCGGTCGACGGGGACGCGGCACCGCTCACCGCGCTGGCCGAGGTCTGCCGCGGAGCGAACGCGGCCCTCGTCGTGGACGACGCCCACGGCCTGGGCGTCCTGGGCGAGGGCGGACGCGGCGCGCTCGCCGCCGCCGGACTGGCGGGCGGCGAGGGGACCGTCGCCACGCTCACCCTCTCCAAGTCGCTGGGCAGCCAGGGCGGCGCGGTCCTCGGCCCGGCCCGGGTCATCGACCACCTGGTCAACACGGCCCGTACGTTCATCTTCGACACCGGTCTCGCCCCGGCGGCGGCGGGCGGGGCGCTGGGCGCGCTCCGGCTGCTGCGCCGGGAACCGGAACGGGCGGCCAGGGCCCGGGAGGTTGCCACCGCACTGTACGGGCGGCTCACCGCCGCCGGGCTGACCTCCGCCCGGCCCGACGCGGCCGTGGTCTCCGTCCGGGCACCCTCGGCGGACACGGCGGTGCGCTGGGCGGCCAACTGCCGCGCGGCCGGGGTGGTGGTGGGCTGCTTCCGCCCGCCGTCGGTGCCGGACGGCATCTCCCGGCTGCGGCTGACCGCCCGGGCGGACCTGACCGAGGAGCAGATCGGGGACGCGGTGGCCACGATCGTCTCGACCGCTCCTCGGGAGGCGTTCGTTCCGCTCAGCTGA
- a CDS encoding transcriptional regulator, giving the protein MLHGPVVRRRKLGEELRRLRHASGLTSREAALLLGWHQSKVSRVETGASGVRPDDVTRLLDVYAVRDTQLRALLEVLAGSAGGGGSGWWHAYRGLIPPQYRDFISLESQAATVRTLETSVVPGLLQTAGYARAVTRASLDGLPADHLDSLVEVRLTRQRVLRAKPPLRFTAVLDEAVLHREVGGTEVMRDQLHHLTQVAQLPHVELQLLPFSVGGHVGLTCPFVIFSFPNISDLDVVVLDHLTSSLYLERKEDLEAYSSAFRTLQAHALTPDQSLEHIAAIRRGCR; this is encoded by the coding sequence ATGCTGCACGGCCCCGTCGTCCGACGGCGGAAGCTCGGCGAGGAGTTACGGAGGCTGCGGCACGCCTCCGGACTGACCAGCCGGGAGGCGGCGCTCCTGCTCGGCTGGCACCAGTCGAAGGTGAGCCGCGTCGAGACCGGCGCCAGCGGGGTGAGGCCCGACGACGTGACGCGCCTGCTCGACGTCTACGCGGTGCGCGACACGCAGCTGCGCGCCCTGCTCGAAGTGCTCGCGGGGTCGGCGGGCGGCGGCGGCTCGGGGTGGTGGCACGCGTACCGGGGGCTGATCCCGCCCCAGTACCGCGACTTCATCAGTCTGGAGTCCCAGGCCGCCACGGTGCGGACGCTGGAGACCTCGGTGGTGCCGGGGCTGCTCCAGACCGCCGGCTACGCGCGGGCGGTGACCCGCGCCTCGCTCGACGGCCTGCCCGCGGACCACCTGGACTCGCTGGTCGAGGTGCGGCTGACCCGGCAGAGGGTGCTGCGCGCGAAGCCGCCGCTGCGGTTCACCGCCGTACTGGACGAGGCCGTGCTGCACCGGGAGGTGGGCGGGACCGAGGTGATGCGGGACCAGCTGCACCATCTGACCCAGGTGGCCCAACTCCCCCACGTGGAGCTCCAGTTACTGCCGTTCTCCGTCGGCGGGCATGTCGGGCTCACCTGCCCTTTCGTTATCTTCTCCTTTCCGAATATTTCCGATCTGGATGTGGTCGTTCTCGACCACTTGACGAGTAGCCTCTATCTGGAGCGGAAAGAAGACCTCGAGGCGTACAGCTCGGCCTTCCGCACCTTGCAGGCGCACGCACTGACGCCGGACCAATCGCTGGAGCACATCGCGGCGATCCGCCGCGGTTGTCGTTAG
- a CDS encoding glycoside hydrolase has protein sequence MSAQVHVPSLLTRVGTASVLTFAVTSAMLAPGLVNDAEAATHSTKALKVAASKKGAPYKYGAAGPHRFDCSGLTVYSFKKAGKKLPRTAQQQYNKTRHIPKTKRKQGDLVFFHSGRGVYHVGIYAGGGKIWHSPKSGDVVRKAKIWSKSVSYGRVR, from the coding sequence ATGTCTGCGCAGGTTCATGTCCCGTCTCTGCTCACCCGGGTCGGTACGGCCTCGGTGCTCACCTTTGCCGTGACGTCCGCGATGCTGGCGCCGGGCCTGGTCAACGATGCGGAGGCCGCCACCCATTCGACGAAGGCGCTCAAGGTCGCCGCGTCGAAGAAGGGGGCTCCCTACAAGTACGGGGCCGCGGGTCCCCACCGTTTCGACTGCTCGGGGCTGACTGTCTACTCGTTCAAGAAGGCCGGGAAGAAGCTCCCCCGCACGGCACAGCAGCAGTACAACAAGACCCGCCATATCCCGAAGACCAAGCGCAAACAGGGTGACCTGGTCTTCTTCCATTCCGGACGCGGCGTCTACCACGTGGGCATCTACGCCGGGGGCGGAAAGATCTGGCACTCCCCCAAATCGGGAGACGTGGTACGGAAGGCAAAAATCTGGTCCAAGAGCGTCTCGTACGGACGGGTCCGCTGA